One Rhodoluna sp. KAS3 DNA window includes the following coding sequences:
- a CDS encoding ATP-binding cassette domain-containing protein produces the protein MTNALELKNVEKSFGSVIALQNISVEVAKGQVTCILGDNGAGKSTLIKTLSGVHKPSKGEFLFEGQPVELASPRDALAMGIATVFQDLATIPLMTVWRNFFLGNEIRKGFGPFKWLDVKQMKEITKKELLAMGIDLRDVNQPIGTLSGGERQSVAIARSVYFGAKVLILDEPTSALGVRQSGIVLKYVLAAKDRGVSVVFITHNPHHAFLVGDRFYLLNRGRMLNRFERANVELEELTKAMAGGAELEALTHEINTVRG, from the coding sequence ATGACCAACGCACTAGAACTAAAAAACGTTGAGAAGTCTTTCGGCAGCGTCATTGCCCTTCAGAACATCTCTGTAGAGGTAGCTAAGGGGCAGGTAACCTGCATCCTCGGTGACAACGGTGCCGGTAAGTCAACCCTGATCAAAACCCTGAGCGGTGTTCACAAGCCAAGCAAGGGTGAGTTCTTGTTCGAGGGTCAGCCGGTTGAACTTGCTTCACCGCGCGACGCATTGGCCATGGGTATTGCAACCGTGTTCCAAGACCTCGCAACCATTCCACTGATGACCGTCTGGCGCAACTTCTTCTTGGGCAACGAGATCCGCAAGGGTTTTGGTCCGTTCAAGTGGCTTGACGTAAAGCAGATGAAAGAGATCACCAAAAAAGAACTACTAGCCATGGGTATTGACCTGCGCGATGTAAACCAGCCAATCGGTACCCTCTCGGGTGGTGAGCGTCAGTCTGTTGCTATCGCTCGCTCTGTTTACTTTGGTGCCAAGGTTCTGATCCTGGATGAACCAACCTCAGCACTCGGTGTTCGCCAGTCTGGAATTGTTCTGAAGTATGTTCTTGCAGCAAAGGACCGTGGAGTATCTGTGGTGTTTATTACCCACAACCCTCACCACGCGTTCTTGGTTGGTGACCGCTTCTACCTACTAAACCGTGGCCGCATGTTGAACCGCTTTGAGCGCGCCAACGTAGAGCTTGAAGAGCTGACCAAGGCAATGGCCGGTGGTGCAGAGCTTGAGGCCCTAACCCACGAGATCAACACTGTTCGTGGCTAA
- a CDS encoding DMT family transporter, with protein sequence MKTQPELFRGYLLSLIAVTGFGFTFIAVTLGSESFDPITMSIGRVVPAGILAVIALKLMKQPLLPPREAYPLILGSSIGIIIGFPLLSTLALQSIPAADAGVIGAVTPMVTGIVAVFIGHKRPKPMFWAAAALGAISAMSLAYFKGDTDFGGGTYWGYLAMAFAVLLASMGHISGSTLVAKYSSFTVLSWAVIISIPIQLPIAVVNWSINPITEWPTWTAILGFLYVSWFSLSIGNFMLNQGLHIIGLVKGAQLQLLQPIVTMVLSILILQQPVSPITWLAAFGILTSVAWSQRYR encoded by the coding sequence ATGAAGACCCAACCAGAGCTGTTCCGTGGCTACCTGCTCTCGCTCATTGCAGTGACCGGCTTTGGCTTCACTTTTATTGCCGTAACCCTTGGCTCAGAGAGTTTTGACCCAATCACCATGAGCATCGGCCGCGTTGTGCCGGCCGGCATCTTGGCCGTAATTGCCCTCAAACTCATGAAGCAACCGCTGCTGCCACCGCGCGAGGCCTATCCGCTAATTCTGGGTTCGTCCATCGGCATCATCATCGGTTTTCCGCTACTTTCAACGCTGGCCCTGCAGTCCATTCCGGCTGCCGACGCCGGAGTTATCGGTGCTGTAACACCAATGGTCACAGGTATCGTTGCGGTGTTTATTGGGCACAAACGCCCAAAGCCCATGTTCTGGGCGGCCGCGGCACTGGGCGCAATTTCTGCCATGTCTTTGGCCTACTTTAAAGGCGACACCGATTTTGGTGGCGGCACCTATTGGGGTTACTTGGCCATGGCCTTCGCGGTGCTGCTGGCATCGATGGGCCACATCTCAGGTTCAACCCTGGTCGCAAAGTATTCGTCATTCACCGTGTTGAGCTGGGCCGTCATAATTTCGATTCCGATTCAGCTGCCGATTGCGGTGGTCAACTGGTCAATCAACCCAATCACCGAGTGGCCAACCTGGACGGCAATTCTGGGCTTTCTTTACGTCAGCTGGTTCTCGCTGTCGATCGGCAATTTCATGCTCAACCAGGGTTTGCACATCATCGGGTTGGTCAAGGGCGCTCAGCTTCAGTTGCTGCAGCCAATTGTCACGATGGTGCTTTCGATCTTGATTCTGCAGCAGCCGGTGTCACCGATAACCTGGCTGGCGGCCTTTGGTATTTTGACCAGCGTTGCTTGGAGCCAGCGCTACCGTTAA